A genomic segment from Bradyrhizobium sp. CB1015 encodes:
- a CDS encoding rod-binding protein, whose translation MIVTATPDLILDVLEAADPVTQRAATAKLDALKSSDADFAATLEAEVGKAKAATADQAAAKVAEARSGAVNGAPVQVIKAPASGEVYRKFEAFILQTFVETMLPKESEEVFGKGTAGGVWKSMLAEQLGNQLAKGKGVGIARQLAAAHPVGPDAAGKAGS comes from the coding sequence ATGATCGTAACAGCGACGCCCGACCTCATCCTCGACGTCCTCGAAGCCGCCGACCCCGTGACGCAGCGCGCCGCGACCGCGAAGCTCGACGCGCTGAAATCATCGGACGCCGATTTCGCCGCCACGTTGGAGGCGGAAGTCGGCAAGGCCAAAGCCGCGACTGCGGACCAGGCCGCGGCGAAGGTCGCCGAAGCGCGGTCGGGTGCGGTGAACGGGGCGCCGGTGCAGGTGATCAAGGCGCCGGCATCCGGCGAGGTTTATCGCAAGTTCGAAGCCTTCATCCTCCAGACCTTCGTCGAGACGATGTTGCCGAAGGAGTCGGAGGAGGTCTTCGGCAAGGGCACGGCTGGCGGCGTCTGGAAGTCGATGCTTGCAGAGCAGCTCGGCAACCAGCTGGCAAAGGGCAAGGGCGTCGGCATCGCCCGGCAGCTCGCCGCCGCACATCCGGTCGGACCGGACGCTGCGGGGAAGGCCGGATCATGA
- the flbT gene encoding flagellar biosynthesis repressor FlbT, translating into MKISLRAGERIYINGAVLRVDRKVSVELVNDVMFLLEGQVMQASDATTALRQLYFIVQLMLMNPTDVRDAAALYAQHHEALCVVCESREMLDGLGAIHELVGATRYFEALKRIRALFPVEQAILAGAADVSPVEAA; encoded by the coding sequence ATGAAGATCTCCTTGCGCGCGGGCGAACGGATCTACATCAACGGCGCGGTGCTCCGCGTCGACCGCAAGGTCTCCGTCGAGCTCGTCAACGACGTGATGTTCCTGCTCGAGGGGCAGGTCATGCAGGCGTCCGACGCCACCACGGCGCTGCGACAGCTCTATTTCATCGTCCAGCTCATGCTGATGAACCCGACCGACGTCCGCGACGCCGCCGCGCTCTACGCGCAGCATCACGAGGCCCTGTGTGTCGTTTGCGAGAGCCGCGAGATGCTCGATGGGCTCGGCGCGATCCACGAGCTGGTCGGGGCGACCCGCTATTTCGAGGCGCTCAAGCGGATTCGGGCGCTGTTTCCGGTGGAGCAGGCCATCCTGGCCGGCGCCGCCGATGTTTCCCCAGTCGAAGCTGCCTGA
- the fliQ gene encoding flagellar biosynthesis protein FliQ, whose translation MNERDALDIVQAAIWTIIVASGPAVGAAMLVGTVIALIQALTQIQEVTLTFVPKIIVILLVVAVSGSFIGAHLSTFTEMVYSRIERGF comes from the coding sequence ATGAATGAGCGGGACGCCCTCGATATCGTCCAGGCCGCGATCTGGACCATCATCGTCGCCTCCGGGCCGGCAGTCGGCGCAGCCATGCTGGTCGGCACCGTCATCGCGCTGATCCAGGCCCTGACCCAGATCCAGGAGGTGACGCTGACCTTCGTTCCGAAGATCATCGTCATTCTCCTGGTCGTTGCCGTCTCCGGCTCCTTCATCGGCGCGCATCTGTCGACCTTCACCGAGATGGTCTATTCCAGGATCGAGCGCGGCTTCTGA
- a CDS encoding flagellar hook protein FlgE — MSLYGVMRTGVSGMNAQSNKLSTVSDNIANVNTTGYKRASTEFSSLILKSGSGNYDSGAVETTVRYAISDPGNYHFTTSTTDLAVQGNGFFVVQDANGNNFLTRAGAFVPDDTGNLINTAGFQLMGYNIANGAVPNVAANGFGGLQVINVNQMALQAAPSTKATVAANLDPSATAIAAPAGPANYTSKTSMVTYDNIGNAVTLDVYAAKTGANTWDIQVYNGATALTTPGPATTFTFDVTATGKGRLAAASPTALSVAIPGGSAAFNIDMSAMTQVAAAFDFKATVDGNAPSAVEKVNIDDKGIVTAVLKNGTTLPSFQIALATVPSPDHLTPEVGNVYSPNLESGNVQVGLAGQGGLGTVKSGALEDSNVDLADELTSMIEAQRGFTANSKSFQTGADLLDVVVNLKR; from the coding sequence ATGAGCCTGTATGGCGTTATGCGCACCGGCGTTTCCGGGATGAACGCGCAGTCCAACAAGCTGTCGACGGTCTCGGACAACATCGCCAACGTCAACACGACCGGCTACAAGCGGGCTTCCACGGAGTTCTCCTCGCTGATCCTGAAGAGCGGCTCCGGCAACTACGATTCCGGCGCGGTCGAGACCACCGTCCGCTACGCCATCAGCGATCCCGGCAACTATCACTTCACGACATCGACGACGGATCTTGCGGTCCAGGGCAACGGATTTTTCGTCGTGCAGGACGCGAACGGCAACAACTTCCTCACGCGTGCGGGTGCGTTCGTGCCCGATGACACCGGCAACCTCATCAACACGGCCGGCTTCCAGTTGATGGGCTACAACATCGCGAACGGTGCCGTCCCCAACGTCGCCGCCAACGGTTTCGGCGGCCTTCAGGTCATCAACGTCAATCAGATGGCGCTCCAGGCCGCGCCGTCGACCAAGGCGACCGTGGCCGCCAATCTCGATCCGAGCGCAACCGCGATCGCAGCGCCGGCAGGGCCCGCCAACTACACGTCCAAGACGTCGATGGTGACCTACGACAATATCGGCAATGCCGTGACGCTCGACGTCTACGCTGCCAAGACGGGCGCCAATACCTGGGATATCCAGGTCTACAACGGCGCCACTGCGTTGACGACGCCGGGTCCCGCAACCACGTTCACCTTCGACGTCACCGCGACCGGCAAGGGCAGATTGGCCGCGGCGAGCCCGACGGCGCTCTCGGTCGCGATCCCGGGCGGTTCCGCCGCCTTCAATATCGATATGTCGGCCATGACCCAGGTCGCTGCCGCCTTCGATTTCAAGGCGACGGTCGACGGCAATGCTCCGTCCGCGGTGGAGAAGGTGAACATCGATGACAAGGGCATCGTCACCGCCGTCCTCAAGAACGGCACCACGCTACCGAGCTTCCAGATTGCGCTCGCCACGGTGCCGAGCCCGGATCATCTGACGCCCGAAGTCGGCAACGTCTATTCGCCGAACCTGGAGTCCGGAAATGTGCAGGTTGGCCTCGCCGGCCAGGGCGGTCTCGGCACCGTCAAATCCGGCGCGCTGGAAGATTCCAACGTCGACCTCGCGGACGAACTGACCTCGATGATCGAGGCCCAGCGCGGCTTCACGGCGAACTCGAAATCGTTCCAGACCGGCGCGGATCTGCTGGACGTCGTCGTCAACCTGAAGCGCTGA
- a CDS encoding flagellar biosynthesis protein FlgN, which produces MQAQEGAVAVAMDQAVADTEMMTTEAAAGDALLPVLLPIGGGEAMVDAADAVRSDEMRGLLAAIRRLASIVEEETTALATGQKIDFDDFSARKSRSMLEFVRLMRARMHLGGEVEITGEIQRLREKLERNRSILEMHYDAVREVASIIVKAVKDAESDGTYTGRTAQDGK; this is translated from the coding sequence ATGCAGGCACAAGAAGGCGCGGTGGCCGTGGCGATGGACCAGGCGGTCGCGGACACCGAGATGATGACGACGGAAGCCGCAGCGGGCGATGCGCTGCTGCCCGTGCTGCTGCCGATCGGAGGTGGCGAGGCGATGGTCGACGCCGCGGACGCGGTGAGATCTGACGAGATGCGTGGCCTGCTGGCCGCAATCCGCCGGCTCGCGAGTATCGTCGAGGAGGAGACGACCGCACTCGCGACGGGCCAGAAGATCGATTTCGACGACTTCAGCGCGCGGAAGAGCCGAAGCATGCTCGAGTTCGTTCGCCTGATGCGGGCGCGAATGCACCTCGGCGGGGAGGTCGAGATCACCGGGGAGATTCAGCGGCTGCGCGAGAAGCTCGAACGGAATCGTTCCATTCTGGAAATGCACTACGACGCGGTCCGCGAGGTCGCGAGCATCATCGTCAAGGCGGTCAAGGACGCCGAGTCGGACGGCACCTATACCGGTCGCACAGCGCAGGACGGAAAATGA
- the flgK gene encoding flagellar hook-associated protein FlgK has protein sequence MSLTAALNSARSSLMASSIQSSVISRNIAGASATGYSRKLTVLDNLPGTGVYVAAIQRAASSGLYNNVLIATSSSAKQTAIYDGLQKIASATVDDPELDQSPTAQLNALKQALQKYANAPDNTTLAQAAVASAKDMATALNQATRTVQSVRESADADMKTSVQNINQLLSQFETVNTAIVKGTISGDDITDYLDQRDSIVSQLSQEVGVTMSIRPNGDAALYADSGVVLFDKTARTVSFAPTTAYTAGTTGNAVYIDGVPVTGANSVMPLKSGKLAGLAQLRDQDTVTYQSQLDEIARGLINTFRESDQTAAALPDVPGLFTYPGAPAMPASATVLVGLAGAISVAASVDPALGGNPNLLRDGAISGSPAYQYNTAGNGGYSARLQQLIGGMDASQPFDATTQGKPSGSLIDFASSSASWIENQRKAANDNSEYQSTLLNRSITALSNVNGVNMDDEMALMLQVERTYSASSKIISTVDEMLQSLLAAVGN, from the coding sequence ATGTCGCTTACCGCCGCTCTCAACTCGGCTCGCTCCTCGCTCATGGCGTCGAGCATCCAGTCGTCGGTCATCTCGCGCAACATCGCCGGTGCCAGCGCCACCGGCTATTCGCGCAAGCTCACCGTGCTGGACAATCTGCCCGGCACCGGCGTCTATGTCGCGGCGATCCAGCGCGCCGCCAGCTCGGGCCTCTACAACAACGTCCTGATCGCGACCTCGTCCTCCGCCAAGCAAACCGCGATCTATGACGGCCTGCAGAAGATCGCTTCCGCGACGGTGGACGATCCGGAGCTCGACCAGTCGCCGACGGCGCAGCTCAATGCGCTGAAGCAGGCGTTGCAGAAATATGCCAACGCCCCGGACAACACCACGCTGGCGCAGGCGGCGGTCGCGTCCGCCAAGGACATGGCGACTGCGCTCAACCAGGCGACCCGCACCGTGCAGTCGGTCCGCGAGAGCGCCGATGCCGACATGAAGACGTCGGTTCAGAACATCAACCAGCTGCTCTCCCAGTTCGAGACCGTCAACACCGCGATCGTGAAAGGCACGATCTCCGGCGACGACATCACCGACTACCTCGACCAGCGCGACAGCATCGTCTCGCAGCTGTCGCAGGAGGTCGGCGTCACCATGTCGATCCGCCCCAACGGCGACGCGGCGCTCTACGCCGACAGCGGCGTCGTGCTGTTCGACAAGACGGCGCGAACGGTGAGCTTTGCGCCGACGACTGCCTACACCGCCGGCACCACGGGCAATGCCGTCTACATCGACGGCGTCCCGGTGACCGGGGCCAATTCGGTGATGCCGCTGAAGTCAGGCAAGCTCGCAGGGCTGGCTCAGCTGCGCGACCAGGACACCGTCACCTATCAGAGCCAGCTCGACGAAATCGCGCGCGGCCTGATCAATACGTTCAGGGAAAGCGATCAGACCGCCGCGGCGCTGCCCGACGTTCCCGGTCTCTTTACCTATCCGGGCGCTCCGGCGATGCCGGCGAGCGCAACCGTCTTGGTGGGCCTCGCCGGCGCGATCTCGGTCGCCGCATCGGTCGATCCGGCTCTGGGCGGCAACCCGAATCTGCTGCGCGACGGCGCGATTAGCGGCAGCCCGGCCTATCAATACAACACCGCCGGCAACGGCGGCTATTCGGCCCGGCTGCAGCAGCTCATCGGCGGCATGGATGCCTCGCAGCCGTTCGATGCGACGACGCAAGGCAAGCCGAGCGGCAGCCTGATCGACTTCGCATCGTCGTCGGCGAGCTGGATCGAAAACCAGCGCAAGGCCGCCAACGACAACTCCGAGTACCAGAGCACATTGCTCAACCGCAGCATCACGGCGTTGTCCAACGTCAACGGCGTCAACATGGACGACGAGATGGCCTTGATGCTCCAGGTCGAGCGCACCTATTCGGCCTCGTCGAAGATCATCTCGACGGTCGATGAAATGCTGCAGAGCCTGCTCGCTGCCGTGGGGAACTAA
- the flgD gene encoding flagellar hook assembly protein FlgD — MNVNSATDTTGKSSSSNATTSPTSSNSVDYNTFLQLLIAEMKNQDPTNPMDTSQYMSQFAQLSTVEQAMQTNSKLDALLSSQSLSQANGLIGKTVSFADSTGATFSGKVVSVSINSDGSVATLQDGTKVAVGPGLTISQS; from the coding sequence ATGAACGTCAACAGCGCGACCGACACGACCGGCAAGTCGTCCAGCTCGAACGCGACCACCTCGCCGACGTCGAGCAACAGCGTGGACTACAACACGTTTCTGCAGCTCCTCATTGCCGAGATGAAAAATCAGGATCCGACCAATCCGATGGATACCTCGCAATATATGAGCCAGTTCGCCCAGCTCTCGACCGTCGAGCAGGCGATGCAGACGAATTCGAAGCTGGACGCGCTGCTGTCCTCGCAGTCCTTGTCGCAGGCCAACGGGCTGATCGGGAAGACGGTCAGCTTCGCTGACTCGACCGGCGCGACCTTCAGCGGCAAGGTCGTCTCGGTCTCCATCAACAGCGACGGCTCCGTCGCGACCCTTCAGGACGGCACGAAGGTCGCGGTCGGACCGGGGCTCACGATCAGCCAGTCATGA
- the fliR gene encoding flagellar biosynthesis protein FliR codes for MISGLADSVLVTFIVFCRIGACLMLVPGYSSVNVPPQVRLFVALVTTFALTPILIAVLKPLTDNAAPLTLALLICSELVVGSVIGLGGRVFFLALQTMATMMAGAIGLSNIPGTPVADTDPAPALVPLIMAAVTTLFFMTDQHWQVLRGLMNSYDVWKPGNRLGGSVALELLVGRLSEAFVLTLRISSPFIVYSVIVNLAVGLINKLTPAIPVYFISVPFVLFGGFLLLYLTSDELLTQFMLGVSSWLAE; via the coding sequence GTGATCTCCGGGCTCGCCGACAGCGTGCTGGTGACGTTCATCGTGTTTTGCCGCATCGGCGCCTGCCTGATGCTGGTGCCCGGCTATTCCAGCGTCAACGTGCCGCCCCAGGTACGCCTGTTCGTCGCGTTGGTCACGACGTTTGCGCTGACGCCGATCCTGATCGCCGTCCTGAAGCCGCTCACGGACAACGCGGCGCCGCTGACGCTGGCGCTCCTGATCTGCTCCGAGCTCGTGGTCGGCAGCGTCATCGGGCTCGGCGGACGCGTGTTCTTCCTCGCCCTCCAGACGATGGCGACCATGATGGCGGGCGCGATCGGCCTGAGCAACATCCCGGGCACGCCGGTCGCCGACACCGATCCGGCACCGGCCCTGGTGCCGCTGATCATGGCGGCCGTCACCACACTGTTCTTCATGACCGACCAGCACTGGCAGGTGCTGCGCGGGCTGATGAACTCCTACGACGTCTGGAAGCCCGGCAACAGGCTGGGCGGCAGCGTCGCGCTCGAGCTGCTCGTCGGCCGCCTTTCGGAGGCGTTCGTGCTGACGCTGCGGATCTCGAGCCCCTTCATCGTCTATTCGGTCATCGTCAACCTGGCGGTCGGCCTGATCAACAAGCTGACGCCGGCCATTCCGGTCTACTTCATCTCGGTGCCCTTCGTGCTGTTCGGCGGCTTCCTGCTGCTCTACCTCACCAGCGACGAGCTGCTGACGCAGTTCATGCTCGGCGTCTCGTCGTGGCTCGCGGAGTGA
- the flaF gene encoding flagellar biosynthesis regulator FlaF, translating to MTFEAYEAVVDESGYEARSRERQALSLGIDRLERIQKGRFSLEDQVESLLYVRRLWTIFIEDLAHPENGLPDKLRADIISIGLWVVKEADRLREQRSSDVVQLIEINRLIRDAL from the coding sequence ATGACGTTTGAAGCCTATGAAGCGGTCGTTGACGAAAGTGGCTATGAGGCGCGCAGTCGGGAGCGGCAGGCGCTCAGCCTCGGCATCGACCGGCTCGAGCGGATCCAGAAGGGGCGCTTCAGCCTCGAGGATCAGGTCGAGAGCCTGCTCTATGTGCGGCGGCTGTGGACGATCTTCATCGAGGATCTCGCGCACCCCGAGAACGGGCTGCCGGACAAGCTGCGCGCCGACATCATCTCGATCGGGCTGTGGGTGGTCAAGGAAGCCGACCGTCTCCGCGAGCAGCGGTCGAGCGACGTGGTGCAGCTGATCGAAATCAACCGCCTGATCCGAGACGCGCTTTAA
- a CDS encoding flagellar hook-associated family protein, which yields MMSANYISTLMLSSSLRYSITNNQAALSKASTEATTGRFADIGLELGATTGSDLTLRADFSFADQLVDTNGLVSGRLDVTQNRITQLSKTATDFLKDLIAARSTDGGGRVILPPASSNLQDLIGALNVSYNGSYLFSGINTQNAPITPYVAGSASKNQVDADFLAAFGFSQSAPGVATITPAQMQTFLDTSFDAEFASPAWNTNWSSATDQTMQSRISTTEIADTSVSANQTGFRKLAEAYTMMADLGNVKLSQETFQVVVDKAIGLVGNAINDLAALGGTVGTVQQRITTATAKLKTQQDILNNQIVGMEKVDPTEASVRVNTLQTQIQTALALTSQLQKISLINYL from the coding sequence ATGATGAGCGCGAACTACATTTCCACGCTGATGTTGTCCTCGTCGTTGAGGTATTCGATCACGAACAATCAGGCGGCGCTGAGCAAGGCCTCGACCGAGGCGACCACCGGCCGCTTCGCCGATATCGGCCTCGAGCTCGGTGCCACGACCGGAAGCGACCTCACGCTGCGGGCGGACTTCAGCTTCGCCGATCAGCTCGTCGACACCAATGGGCTCGTCTCGGGACGCCTGGACGTGACGCAGAACCGGATCACCCAGCTCAGCAAGACCGCGACGGACTTCCTCAAGGACCTGATTGCGGCCCGCAGCACCGACGGCGGCGGGCGGGTCATCCTGCCTCCTGCATCCTCCAATCTCCAGGATCTGATCGGCGCGCTGAACGTTTCCTATAACGGCTCCTATCTGTTCTCGGGCATCAACACGCAGAACGCGCCTATCACGCCTTATGTCGCGGGCTCGGCCAGCAAGAACCAGGTCGATGCGGATTTTCTCGCGGCCTTCGGCTTCTCGCAATCCGCGCCGGGCGTGGCCACCATCACTCCGGCGCAGATGCAGACCTTCCTCGACACCAGCTTCGATGCCGAGTTTGCCAGCCCGGCCTGGAACACCAACTGGTCCTCGGCGACCGACCAGACCATGCAAAGCCGGATCTCCACCACCGAGATCGCCGATACGTCCGTGAGCGCCAACCAGACCGGCTTCCGCAAGCTCGCCGAGGCCTACACCATGATGGCCGATCTCGGGAACGTGAAGCTGAGCCAGGAGACGTTCCAGGTCGTGGTGGACAAGGCCATCGGGCTCGTCGGCAACGCCATCAACGACCTCGCTGCGCTCGGTGGCACCGTCGGCACGGTCCAGCAGCGGATCACCACCGCAACCGCCAAGCTCAAGACGCAGCAGGACATCCTGAACAATCAGATCGTCGGCATGGAGAAGGTCGACCCGACCGAAGCCTCGGTCCGGGTCAACACGCTGCAGACACAGATCCAGACCGCACTGGCGCTCACCTCGCAGCTCCAGAAGATCAGCCTCATCAACTATCTCTGA
- the flhA gene encoding flagellar biosynthesis protein FlhA → MADTLAASLPNPRRLGTDAFFAGGIVTMLTILFLPIPPILIDLGLAFSIALSALILMVALWIQRPLDFSAFPTVLLIATILRLALNIATTRLILSRGGEGEQAAGHVVAGFSKFVMGGDFVIGLIIFAILVTVNFVVITKGATRIAEVGARFTLDAIPGKQMAIDADLSAGLIDDKEAQRRRRELEEESAFFGAMDGASKFVRGDAIAGLIITAINIFGGIVIGVTHHGLTLSRAADVYTKLSVGDGLVSQMPALIVSLSAGLLVSKGGTRGSAEQAVLRQLGGYPRAVSAAALMMFVLALMPGLPMAPFVLLGGVMAFVGYSLPKRQAALKQKEDARKADERAQAEAKESVKEQLKTAEIELALGGHLSVHLLGSRTELAHRVAKIRKKFAKQYGFVIPEIKLTDNLSIDPKSYQIRIHDTRVAHGELRLGEVLVLVDKDGKPDVPGDEVIEPAFGMKALWVTEAFTDEVKRQGCKPVDNLSVLLTHLSEVIRANLAQLLSYKDMRALLDRLDPEYKRLVEDLCPSQISYSGLLAILKILLAERVSIRNLHLILEAIAEIAPHVRRSEQVAEHVRTRLAQQICGDLSDNGVLNVVRLGNRWDLAFHQSLKRDAKGDVVEFDADPRLIEQFATEASAAIRKFTESGTSVVLAVTPEARPYVRMILERVFPTLPILSHVEVARSAEIRALGAIS, encoded by the coding sequence ATGGCCGATACGTTAGCTGCTAGCCTGCCCAATCCGCGCCGCCTCGGAACGGATGCCTTTTTCGCCGGCGGCATCGTGACCATGCTCACGATCCTGTTCCTGCCGATTCCTCCGATCCTGATCGACCTCGGCCTCGCGTTCTCGATCGCGCTGTCGGCACTGATCCTGATGGTCGCGCTGTGGATTCAGCGGCCGCTCGACTTTTCGGCCTTCCCGACCGTGCTGCTGATCGCGACGATCCTGCGCCTGGCGCTGAACATCGCGACGACGCGCCTGATCCTGTCGCGGGGCGGGGAGGGCGAACAGGCGGCAGGCCATGTCGTTGCCGGCTTCTCGAAGTTCGTCATGGGCGGCGACTTCGTTATCGGCCTCATCATCTTCGCGATCCTGGTGACCGTGAATTTCGTCGTGATCACCAAGGGCGCGACGCGTATCGCCGAAGTCGGCGCCCGTTTCACCCTCGACGCCATCCCCGGCAAGCAGATGGCGATCGACGCGGACCTGTCCGCCGGCCTGATCGACGACAAGGAGGCCCAGCGCCGGCGCCGCGAGCTGGAAGAGGAGAGCGCGTTCTTCGGCGCCATGGACGGCGCCTCGAAATTCGTCCGCGGCGATGCCATTGCCGGCCTCATCATTACCGCGATCAACATCTTCGGCGGCATCGTCATCGGCGTCACTCATCACGGATTGACTCTGTCCCGTGCCGCCGACGTCTACACCAAGCTCTCCGTCGGCGATGGTCTGGTGTCGCAGATGCCGGCGCTGATCGTCTCGCTGTCGGCGGGCCTCTTGGTCTCCAAGGGCGGCACCAGGGGCTCGGCGGAGCAGGCGGTGCTGCGGCAGCTCGGCGGCTATCCGCGCGCGGTATCGGCCGCCGCGCTGATGATGTTCGTGCTCGCTCTGATGCCGGGGCTGCCGATGGCGCCGTTCGTGCTGCTCGGGGGCGTCATGGCCTTCGTCGGCTATTCGCTGCCGAAGCGGCAGGCCGCGCTGAAACAGAAGGAGGATGCGCGCAAGGCCGACGAGCGCGCCCAGGCCGAGGCCAAGGAATCCGTCAAGGAGCAGCTCAAGACCGCCGAGATCGAGCTGGCGCTCGGCGGCCACCTTTCGGTCCATCTCCTGGGCTCGCGCACCGAGCTTGCCCACCGCGTGGCCAAGATCCGCAAGAAATTCGCCAAGCAGTACGGCTTCGTCATTCCCGAGATCAAGCTCACCGACAATCTGTCGATCGATCCCAAGAGCTATCAGATCCGAATTCACGACACGCGCGTTGCCCATGGCGAGCTCAGGCTCGGCGAGGTGCTGGTGCTGGTCGACAAGGACGGCAAGCCCGACGTGCCGGGCGACGAGGTGATCGAGCCCGCGTTCGGCATGAAGGCGCTGTGGGTGACGGAAGCCTTCACCGACGAAGTCAAGCGGCAGGGCTGCAAGCCGGTCGACAATCTGTCGGTGCTGCTCACGCATTTGAGCGAAGTGATCAGGGCGAACCTTGCCCAGCTGCTGTCCTACAAGGACATGCGTGCCCTGCTCGACCGGCTCGATCCCGAATACAAGCGCCTGGTCGAGGATCTCTGCCCGTCGCAGATCTCCTATTCGGGCCTGCTGGCGATCCTGAAGATCCTGCTGGCCGAGCGAGTCTCCATTCGCAATCTTCATCTGATCCTCGAGGCGATCGCCGAGATCGCGCCCCATGTGCGGCGGTCCGAGCAGGTGGCGGAGCACGTGCGGACGCGGCTTGCCCAGCAGATCTGCGGCGATCTCTCGGACAATGGCGTGCTCAACGTGGTCCGTCTCGGCAACCGCTGGGACCTCGCTTTCCACCAGAGCCTGAAGCGCGATGCCAAGGGCGACGTCGTCGAGTTCGACGCCGACCCGCGCCTGATCGAGCAGTTCGCGACCGAAGCCAGCGCCGCGATCCGGAAATTCACCGAGAGCGGCACCAGCGTGGTGCTGGCAGTGACGCCGGAAGCGCGCCCCTATGTCCGGATGATCCTGGAGCGGGTGTTTCCGACATTGCCGATCCTGTCGCATGTCGAAGTCGCGCGCAGCGCCGAGATCAGGGCACTCGGAGCCATATCGTGA
- a CDS encoding response regulator transcription factor — protein sequence MYIIVDDRESVANSYVGGLVREGVSSIGFSSGEFWDWLQSASESDLAAVDAFLLGDCDARGSLPRAMRKRSSAPIIAMSGQKMLKNTLELFESGVDDVVHVPIHLREILARTAAIARRRVGELPRPCESRIQVFFNGRDPEIAGHALTLPRRELRILEYMVANHGKWITKTQIFNAVYGIFESSFDESVIESHVSKLRKKLRDRLGFDAIVARRYVGYRLDIPAGETLDEPVQELDDVGILLNRAQAVPAAYPAGN from the coding sequence ATGTATATTATCGTTGATGATCGCGAGAGCGTCGCGAACAGCTACGTCGGAGGGCTCGTTCGCGAAGGCGTATCGTCGATCGGCTTCTCCTCCGGAGAATTCTGGGACTGGCTGCAATCTGCGAGCGAATCCGATCTGGCGGCGGTGGACGCCTTTCTCCTCGGGGATTGCGACGCCCGCGGAAGCCTGCCGCGGGCGATGCGCAAGCGCTCATCGGCTCCCATCATCGCCATGAGCGGCCAGAAGATGCTCAAGAACACGCTGGAGCTGTTCGAATCGGGCGTGGACGACGTCGTGCACGTGCCGATCCACCTGCGCGAGATCCTCGCCCGAACGGCCGCGATCGCGCGCCGCCGGGTGGGCGAGCTGCCGAGGCCCTGCGAGAGCAGGATCCAGGTCTTCTTCAACGGCCGTGACCCCGAAATCGCGGGACACGCCCTCACCCTGCCCCGCCGCGAACTGCGCATCCTCGAATATATGGTGGCCAACCACGGCAAGTGGATCACCAAGACGCAGATCTTCAACGCGGTCTACGGCATCTTCGAGTCCAGCTTCGACGAGAGCGTGATCGAGAGCCACGTCAGCAAGCTGCGCAAGAAGCTCCGCGACCGCCTCGGCTTCGATGCGATCGTAGCCCGGCGTTACGTCGGATACCGCCTCGACATCCCGGCAGGCGAAACGCTCGACGAGCCGGTGCAGGAGCTCGACGACGTCGGCATCCTCCTGAACAGGGCGCAGGCCGTCCCGGCGGCATACCCGGCCGGCAACTGA